The proteins below are encoded in one region of Mya arenaria isolate MELC-2E11 chromosome 15, ASM2691426v1:
- the LOC128219230 gene encoding LOW QUALITY PROTEIN: uncharacterized protein LOC128219230 (The sequence of the model RefSeq protein was modified relative to this genomic sequence to represent the inferred CDS: substituted 1 base at 1 genomic stop codon), translated as MRFTLPHLQALKEQFATYIDSNGDERASMQEVPSYLRKYKPDVTPXQVREFIARRDKDGDGSADYIPDYLMEVSSPDFDVATAKEWFSLEDTNGDGYVIRDELINIATKVGAV; from the exons ATGCGCTTCACATTACCACACTTACAAG CCCTAAAGGAGCAGTTTGCAACATACATCGACAGCAATGGAGACGAGCGGGCTAGCATGCAAGAGGTTCCCAGCTACCTTAGAAAGTATAAACCAGACGTTACGCCATGACAAGTGAGGGAGTTCATTGCTCGGAGGGATAAAGACG GCGACGGGTCCGCGGACTATATTCCCGACTATCTGATGGAGGTTAGCTCCCCTGATTTCGATGTGGCCACCGCGAAAGAGTGGTTCAGTCTAGAGGACACAAATGGGGACGGGTATGTGATACGCGATGAGCTCATCAACATTGCTACGAAGGTTGGTGCAGTATAG